The proteins below come from a single Rhodococcus sp. WMMA185 genomic window:
- a CDS encoding anhydro-N-acetylmuramic acid kinase has translation MIVLSLSSGTSVDAIDVAAADLTMTGGEIRMTPLGHREVQYSVELRGLILDALPPAATTLETVCRIDTGVGQEFAAAASSAADDLTGGRAELVVSHGQTLFHWIDDGAVRGTLQLGQPAWIAQATGLPVVSDLRVNDVAAGGHGAPLASLFDVLLLGDSRKRSAALNLGGIANVTVVGADHDPVAFDTGPANALIDAAVRRLTAGRDHVDHDGAIAARGQVNSRLFAALLDHPYYRRLPPKSTGKEDFHAGYLAEMIDRAGCQDLSPSDLLATLVEVTARTVAAALTPYAVDRVFASGGGTRNPTLMRRLEDHLAPARLTTIAELGLDSDAKEAYVFALVGFLSWHGVAGSIPACTGAGRATVAGRITPGATSLRLPPPVADPVHTLRIVHPILTKLPAT, from the coding sequence GTGATCGTTCTCTCCCTCTCCTCCGGAACCTCGGTCGACGCCATCGATGTCGCGGCCGCGGACCTGACGATGACCGGCGGCGAGATTCGGATGACCCCGCTCGGACACCGGGAGGTTCAATACTCGGTTGAGCTTCGCGGCCTGATCCTCGATGCGCTCCCACCCGCAGCCACTACCTTGGAAACGGTGTGCCGCATCGACACCGGGGTGGGACAGGAGTTCGCGGCAGCCGCCTCCTCAGCCGCAGACGACTTGACCGGCGGGCGGGCGGAGTTGGTCGTCTCACACGGACAGACGCTGTTCCACTGGATCGACGACGGGGCGGTTCGGGGCACTCTGCAATTGGGTCAGCCGGCCTGGATCGCCCAGGCCACGGGGCTTCCCGTCGTCTCGGATCTACGGGTCAACGACGTCGCCGCAGGTGGCCACGGGGCTCCCCTGGCCAGTCTGTTCGACGTTCTCCTCCTCGGCGACAGCAGAAAACGATCGGCGGCCCTGAACTTGGGCGGTATCGCGAACGTGACCGTAGTCGGCGCCGACCACGATCCGGTGGCCTTCGATACCGGTCCGGCGAACGCGCTGATCGACGCCGCCGTCAGGAGACTTACCGCAGGGCGCGACCATGTCGATCACGATGGGGCAATCGCGGCCCGTGGGCAGGTGAATTCACGCCTGTTCGCGGCCCTTCTCGATCATCCCTACTACCGGCGGCTCCCGCCGAAGTCGACCGGGAAGGAAGATTTTCACGCCGGATACCTCGCCGAGATGATCGATCGCGCTGGGTGTCAAGACCTCTCGCCGTCAGACCTGCTGGCAACTCTGGTCGAGGTCACCGCCCGAACTGTCGCCGCCGCCCTCACTCCGTATGCGGTAGATCGAGTCTTCGCCTCCGGTGGCGGAACTCGCAATCCGACGCTCATGCGCCGCCTCGAAGACCACCTCGCTCCGGCCCGGCTCACCACCATCGCAGAACTCGGTCTCGATTCCGACGCCAAGGAGGCCTATGTCTTCGCGCTCGTGGGCTTCCTCAGCTGGCACGGAGTGGCAGGCTCGATACCGGCTTGCACGGGCGCAGGTCGGGCCACGGTGGCCGGCCGGATCACGCCGGGTGCCACCAGCCTGCGCCTACCGCCCCCTGTTGCCGATCCTGTCCACACACTGCGAATCGTCCACCCCATTCTGACGAAACTTCCAGCCACATAA
- a CDS encoding M23 family metallopeptidase: MLSLTTDAAEPTVEVVDPSVWQTVANITIATVESAEANGSLGDALAVLGSLAGCLLEWALFTDTATTSALSSCGNEITGIDTSIGPRLMAALARGVAVATSPDEADTHDETDDGTGTPTQTPGTWNGTREFVAPSAGTVTSGFGGARNHGGIDIANSLGAPIVAVADGEVINAGPAQGYGMWVRIRHDDGTITTYGHNNTNLVTVGQRVKTGQKIATIGNRGNSTGPHLHFEVETPAGYKTDPLKWLADRGVSIVGID; encoded by the coding sequence ATGTTATCCCTCACCACGGACGCCGCCGAGCCGACCGTGGAGGTGGTAGATCCGAGCGTATGGCAGACCGTCGCGAACATCACAATCGCTACCGTGGAGAGCGCCGAGGCCAACGGGTCACTCGGCGACGCCCTTGCTGTACTCGGGTCGCTGGCAGGTTGCCTGCTCGAATGGGCACTGTTCACCGATACAGCAACGACCAGCGCACTGAGCTCCTGTGGCAACGAGATCACCGGCATCGACACCAGCATCGGCCCCCGATTGATGGCCGCCCTTGCACGCGGAGTGGCGGTTGCCACGTCCCCGGACGAGGCAGACACCCACGACGAGACCGACGACGGGACGGGTACGCCGACACAAACCCCGGGGACGTGGAATGGGACCCGCGAGTTTGTGGCACCGTCCGCGGGGACGGTCACCTCCGGGTTCGGAGGTGCGCGCAACCACGGCGGTATCGACATCGCGAACAGTTTGGGGGCGCCGATCGTCGCGGTTGCCGATGGCGAAGTCATCAACGCCGGCCCCGCCCAGGGATATGGGATGTGGGTGCGCATCCGCCACGACGACGGCACGATAACCACATACGGACACAACAACACCAACCTCGTCACGGTCGGGCAACGGGTCAAGACCGGTCAGAAGATCGCGACCATCGGCAACCGAGGAAACTCGACCGGCCCACACCTGCACTTCGAGGTCGAAACACCAGCCGGCTACAAGACCGATCCGTTGAAATGGTTGGCCGATCGCGGCGTGTCGATCGTCGGGATCGACTGA
- a CDS encoding N-acetylglucosamine kinase encodes MDRTRPPRRLPRRSPDGVSRVLVFDVGKSGCRAALFIGGRRVNEVETAGARGLADPGGFESALAAMRSAADAVDGGPVDAVAAGVAGYARVVEAGRKLADALAERHHTCRVAVASDMTTSHAGSLAGHPGVVLAAGTGSVALAVAENGATAFVDGWGYLLGDDGSGFSIGRRGLQSALRAHDGRAGSEVLRVLAERRYGDLDRLPELVHGSSNPPFMIAAFARDVVAAAKDGDEWSSKVCAESGAELARTAAAAAMRAMPDAQEVEISTTGGLFDAGELLTGPFAAEMARLLPSGRVVPRAGDACDGGFLMATRDDLPQEPLIRRYEGASA; translated from the coding sequence ATGGACAGAACACGCCCGCCACGTCGGCTGCCTCGGCGTTCACCGGACGGAGTGAGCCGCGTGCTGGTTTTCGACGTCGGCAAGTCGGGGTGCCGGGCGGCCCTGTTCATCGGCGGTCGACGCGTGAACGAAGTCGAGACTGCCGGCGCTCGGGGTCTCGCGGACCCCGGTGGATTCGAATCCGCACTGGCCGCGATGCGGTCCGCCGCCGACGCCGTCGATGGCGGACCGGTGGACGCAGTCGCGGCTGGGGTGGCCGGATACGCACGGGTCGTCGAAGCGGGCAGAAAATTGGCGGACGCACTGGCCGAACGCCACCACACGTGCCGTGTCGCCGTGGCCAGCGACATGACAACTTCGCATGCCGGTTCCCTCGCCGGGCACCCCGGGGTTGTGCTGGCCGCGGGTACTGGTTCGGTCGCGCTGGCCGTCGCCGAGAACGGGGCCACCGCGTTCGTCGATGGTTGGGGATACCTGCTGGGTGACGACGGAAGTGGCTTCTCCATCGGCCGTCGAGGTTTGCAATCGGCGCTGCGAGCTCACGACGGCCGCGCGGGCTCCGAGGTCCTGCGGGTACTGGCGGAGCGACGATACGGCGACCTCGATCGTCTACCCGAGCTCGTGCACGGCTCTAGCAACCCGCCCTTCATGATTGCCGCATTTGCCCGCGACGTCGTCGCCGCCGCCAAGGACGGGGACGAGTGGTCATCGAAGGTGTGTGCGGAGTCGGGCGCCGAACTGGCCCGCACCGCGGCTGCCGCGGCAATGCGCGCGATGCCCGACGCACAAGAGGTCGAAATCAGCACCACCGGAGGACTATTCGATGCCGGGGAACTCCTGACCGGACCGTTCGCCGCCGAAATGGCCCGGCTGCTGCCGAGTGGTCGAGTGGTCCCACGCGCTGGTGATGCCTGTGACGGTGGCTTCCTGATGGCCACGCGCGACGACTTGCCCCAGGAACCCCTGATCCGCCGATACGAAGGAGCCAGCGCATGA
- a CDS encoding PhoX family protein — MSLKPLALFVNHEGESSRASVTCQYKCGNACSHEVPNASEGEYFRDIARTAFSRRGVLRGAGMAVLAVGAGSALAACSDDSGDVSTTAGGGTGAEGGAAPAGTDFDVVAPNTQDAVVVPAGYEQAVVIRWGDPVLPDAPVFDFDNQTGQAQALQFGFNNDFAGLLPVEGQPDTFLLVVNHEYTSEPFMFAGYDAENPTLDQFETAIAAHGLSVVEVKGEPGSGKLVPDFGAYNRRITGSTEFLVTGPAAGSEFLRTSADPTGTSVLGTFNNCAGGVTPWGTVLSGEENFNQYFANAELVTDPAAAERLKRYGVKGTATERKWERFDKRFDLAQEPNEVNRFGYVVEVNPWDATSTPVKHTAMGRFKHEAATIYVTDDGTVVSYSGDDERFDYMYKFVSSRKMMSGNSQASMRHNMTLLDAGTLYVAKLSGNSPDEIDGSGTLPPTGAFDGTGEWIALLRTGEDGKGESLVDGMGAEEVAVFTRLAADKVGATKMDRPEDFEPNPKTGKVYVALTNNTKRGVDGAAPADEANPRNNNKNGQVLELTDDHAGTAFTWNLLLVCGDPQAADTYYGGFDKDSVSPISCPDNLAFDTHGNLWVSTDGNALKSNDGLFSVVLDGPNRGETKQFLTVPKGAETCGPIIGEERVTVCVQHPGELDGADADNPASHWPEGGDAQPRPSVVAVWKPGARIGA, encoded by the coding sequence GTGAGCTTGAAACCTCTTGCACTGTTCGTCAACCACGAGGGCGAGTCTTCTCGCGCCTCGGTCACCTGCCAGTACAAATGTGGTAACGCCTGCTCACACGAGGTCCCGAACGCGTCCGAGGGAGAGTACTTCCGCGACATCGCCCGCACAGCGTTCTCGCGTCGCGGCGTCTTGCGTGGCGCCGGAATGGCGGTGCTCGCCGTCGGCGCCGGAAGCGCTCTGGCCGCGTGCTCGGACGATTCCGGCGACGTCTCGACGACAGCCGGAGGGGGGACTGGCGCCGAGGGAGGAGCGGCACCCGCAGGCACCGACTTCGACGTCGTCGCACCCAACACCCAGGACGCCGTCGTCGTCCCCGCGGGCTACGAACAGGCTGTGGTGATTCGCTGGGGCGACCCGGTTCTACCCGACGCTCCCGTGTTCGACTTCGACAACCAGACCGGGCAGGCGCAGGCACTCCAGTTCGGGTTCAATAACGACTTCGCCGGACTCCTCCCGGTCGAAGGGCAGCCCGACACCTTTCTGCTGGTGGTAAACCACGAGTACACCTCTGAACCGTTCATGTTCGCCGGCTACGACGCCGAGAATCCGACGCTCGATCAGTTCGAGACCGCGATCGCCGCCCACGGTTTGTCGGTGGTGGAGGTGAAGGGTGAACCGGGTTCGGGCAAGCTCGTTCCCGACTTCGGCGCCTACAACCGGCGTATCACCGGCAGCACGGAGTTTCTCGTCACCGGTCCCGCCGCAGGAAGCGAGTTCCTCAGAACATCCGCCGACCCGACCGGCACGTCCGTGCTCGGCACGTTCAACAACTGCGCGGGTGGTGTCACTCCGTGGGGAACGGTGCTGTCGGGGGAAGAGAACTTCAACCAGTACTTCGCCAACGCCGAACTGGTCACCGACCCCGCCGCCGCCGAGCGCCTCAAGCGATACGGCGTGAAAGGTACTGCAACCGAACGTAAGTGGGAGCGGTTCGACAAGAGATTCGATCTGGCACAGGAACCCAACGAGGTCAACCGCTTCGGGTACGTCGTCGAGGTCAACCCGTGGGATGCCACATCGACGCCGGTCAAGCACACCGCGATGGGGCGGTTCAAGCACGAGGCGGCGACCATCTACGTCACCGACGACGGCACCGTCGTTTCCTACAGCGGCGACGACGAGCGATTCGACTACATGTACAAGTTCGTCTCGAGCCGAAAGATGATGAGCGGCAACAGTCAAGCGTCGATGCGTCACAACATGACGCTGCTCGACGCGGGCACCCTCTACGTCGCAAAGCTTTCCGGGAACTCGCCGGACGAGATCGACGGTTCGGGAACGCTACCGCCGACCGGCGCATTCGACGGCACCGGCGAGTGGATCGCTCTGCTCCGCACGGGCGAGGACGGCAAGGGTGAATCGCTCGTCGACGGGATGGGCGCCGAAGAAGTCGCGGTGTTCACCCGGCTGGCCGCCGATAAGGTGGGCGCCACCAAGATGGACCGCCCCGAGGACTTCGAACCGAACCCGAAGACTGGCAAGGTGTACGTCGCACTGACCAACAACACCAAGCGTGGCGTCGACGGTGCCGCGCCCGCGGACGAGGCCAACCCGCGCAACAACAACAAGAACGGCCAGGTCCTCGAACTCACCGACGATCACGCCGGAACCGCCTTCACCTGGAACCTGCTGCTCGTGTGCGGCGACCCGCAGGCCGCCGATACGTACTACGGCGGCTTCGACAAGGACAGCGTCAGCCCCATCTCCTGCCCCGACAACCTGGCCTTCGACACGCACGGCAACCTGTGGGTCTCGACGGATGGCAACGCGCTGAAGTCGAATGACGGGCTGTTCAGTGTCGTTCTCGACGGACCCAACCGCGGCGAGACCAAGCAATTCCTCACCGTACCGAAGGGTGCAGAGACCTGCGGGCCGATCATCGGAGAAGAGCGCGTGACCGTCTGCGTGCAGCACCCGGGTGAACTGGATGGGGCCGACGCCGACAACCCGGCGTCGCACTGGCCCGAGGGCGGCGACGCCCAGCCTCGACCCTCCGTTGTCGCGGTGTGGAAGCCGGGTGCCCGCATCGGCGCGTGA
- a CDS encoding F510_1955 family glycosylhydrolase, giving the protein MFSRRSSRTLLPLTAAALVLAGCSSQDEAAESNSVEVDSSVQTVDFTTELSHMHGLHIDADGTVLAGTHTGLFALESSGTPERVGTSDDDFMGLAGIPFTDTLFSSGHPGPSSTAANPLGLRSSTDGGKSWVERSLEGQVDFHTLAADDSILVGFDGTSGLLVSADGGTSWTPGAALPVASLAVTTSGIWAITAQGVEHSTDGANTFSSVDDAPALVMLAGAGDALWGIDTDGYAWRSREGADWQRLAQVGQVGALAAKDYETAYAATTTSLYTLN; this is encoded by the coding sequence GTGTTTTCCCGCCGCTCTTCTCGCACCCTTCTGCCCCTTACAGCCGCTGCGCTCGTACTTGCCGGATGCTCGTCGCAAGACGAGGCCGCAGAATCAAACAGCGTCGAAGTGGACAGCAGCGTCCAGACGGTTGATTTCACCACCGAACTGAGCCACATGCACGGACTGCACATCGACGCCGACGGGACCGTCCTGGCCGGTACCCACACCGGCCTGTTCGCCCTCGAGTCCTCCGGTACCCCTGAGCGCGTCGGCACGTCCGACGACGACTTCATGGGACTGGCCGGGATACCCTTCACCGATACGCTCTTCTCCTCCGGTCACCCCGGCCCGTCCAGCACCGCCGCCAACCCCCTGGGGCTGCGCAGCAGTACCGATGGCGGAAAGTCCTGGGTAGAAAGGTCGCTGGAAGGGCAGGTCGACTTCCACACTCTGGCAGCAGACGACAGCATTCTGGTCGGCTTCGACGGGACCAGTGGGTTGCTCGTCTCCGCGGATGGCGGCACCAGTTGGACACCGGGTGCGGCCCTTCCCGTCGCATCTCTGGCCGTCACCACCTCCGGAATCTGGGCGATCACCGCGCAAGGTGTCGAGCACAGCACGGATGGCGCCAACACGTTCTCTAGCGTGGACGACGCCCCAGCCTTGGTGATGCTTGCAGGAGCTGGGGATGCGTTGTGGGGCATCGATACTGACGGATACGCCTGGCGCAGCCGCGAAGGCGCAGACTGGCAGAGACTTGCTCAGGTCGGGCAGGTTGGGGCCCTTGCCGCAAAGGACTATGAGACGGCCTACGCCGCCACAACCACGTCGCTCTACACCCTGAACTGA
- the murQ gene encoding N-acetylmuramic acid 6-phosphate etherase produces the protein MTDLDHELAQLATERTRPELSGLDTRSTRDLVAAIAEDDAGVPAAVAAASDAITAAVDVVVERLERGGRLVYAGAGTPGRLGVLDAAECVPTFGTEPGQVTALLAGGVDAMTASREGAEDDPGAAAEALADIEIGADDVLVAITASGRTPYALGAAETARESGAATIGISNNAGSRLSSLVDVAIEVCTGPEIIAGSTRMKAGTAQKLVLNTLTTASMIRLGKTYDNLMVDVQATNDKLRSRAQRIVVEATGVSPDVAADTLAAAGGHVKTAIVALLAEIDVAEARNRLAACAGRVRNAVDGGSGAETPT, from the coding sequence ATGACCGACCTCGATCATGAGCTCGCGCAGCTCGCCACCGAGCGCACCCGCCCCGAGCTGTCCGGCCTCGATACCCGCTCTACGCGTGACCTGGTGGCCGCCATTGCCGAGGACGACGCAGGTGTTCCTGCGGCGGTGGCTGCGGCGTCCGACGCCATCACCGCGGCGGTCGACGTTGTCGTCGAACGGCTCGAACGCGGTGGCAGGCTGGTGTACGCGGGTGCCGGAACCCCCGGCAGGCTCGGAGTCTTGGACGCGGCAGAATGTGTGCCCACCTTCGGGACCGAACCCGGCCAAGTGACCGCACTCCTCGCGGGAGGCGTTGACGCAATGACCGCGTCCCGTGAGGGCGCCGAGGATGACCCCGGCGCCGCAGCGGAGGCTCTAGCGGACATCGAGATCGGCGCAGATGACGTGCTCGTCGCGATAACCGCCTCGGGACGGACCCCCTACGCGCTCGGCGCCGCCGAGACCGCACGAGAGTCAGGTGCCGCCACCATCGGCATCAGCAACAATGCCGGCAGCCGGCTCAGTTCCCTCGTCGACGTGGCGATCGAAGTGTGCACCGGCCCGGAGATCATCGCCGGATCGACCCGGATGAAGGCCGGAACGGCGCAGAAGCTGGTGCTCAACACCCTCACGACCGCCAGCATGATCCGGCTGGGCAAGACCTACGACAACTTGATGGTCGACGTCCAGGCGACCAACGACAAACTCCGGTCCCGCGCACAGCGCATTGTCGTGGAGGCTACCGGTGTTTCGCCGGATGTGGCGGCCGATACGCTGGCGGCTGCGGGTGGCCACGTCAAGACAGCGATCGTCGCTCTGCTGGCTGAGATCGACGTAGCCGAGGCTCGAAACCGATTGGCCGCCTGTGCCGGTCGCGTCCGTAACGCAGTAGACGGTGGTTCCGGCGCGGAAACACCGACGTGA
- a CDS encoding PHP domain-containing protein, translated as MDPVEALREIAFWLERAGGESHRIAAFRRAADTVADLTAEQRAALMSSDRHPPPHIGSESAAIIRECTDSVPSYLVYLRGSAEPIGLGGAELLEALRGDLHTHSDWSDGRCSVKEMMRRAASLGHEYCAVTDHSLGAAISNGVSAEQLLAQLNVVAELNAELAPFRVLTGIEVNILDDGTLDQDDDLLADLDIVVASVHTHLDDDRATLTKRMVQAVKSPHVDILGHCTGRLVDGPRGTRPESKFDAERVFDACRMNGTAVEINSRPQRRDPPGRLIELALNTGCMFAIDTDAHSAGHLAWQGFACERAAERGLEPSHVVNTLPLEELLEWADAPRPVPG; from the coding sequence GTGGACCCTGTGGAAGCGCTACGAGAAATCGCGTTCTGGCTCGAGCGTGCGGGTGGCGAGTCGCACCGAATCGCGGCATTCCGGCGTGCAGCCGACACCGTCGCCGATCTCACCGCCGAGCAGCGAGCGGCCCTGATGAGCAGCGACCGTCATCCTCCGCCACATATAGGCTCCGAATCCGCCGCCATCATTCGCGAGTGCACCGACTCCGTTCCAAGTTACTTGGTCTACTTGCGCGGGTCGGCCGAGCCGATCGGGCTCGGTGGAGCGGAGTTGCTCGAAGCCCTGCGTGGCGACCTGCACACCCATTCCGACTGGTCCGACGGTAGGTGCTCGGTCAAGGAGATGATGCGTCGTGCGGCGTCGCTCGGGCACGAGTACTGCGCCGTGACCGACCACTCGCTCGGCGCCGCCATCTCGAATGGAGTCTCCGCGGAGCAACTGCTCGCTCAGCTGAACGTGGTGGCCGAACTGAACGCAGAGCTAGCGCCGTTCCGTGTCCTTACCGGCATCGAGGTCAACATCCTCGACGACGGGACTCTCGATCAGGACGACGATCTGCTCGCCGACTTGGACATTGTGGTCGCGAGCGTCCACACACACCTGGACGACGACCGCGCAACGCTGACAAAACGGATGGTGCAGGCGGTGAAGTCCCCGCACGTCGACATCCTGGGGCATTGCACGGGACGCTTGGTGGACGGACCTCGGGGCACGCGGCCCGAGTCCAAGTTCGACGCCGAGCGTGTATTCGATGCGTGCCGCATGAACGGCACAGCGGTGGAGATCAACTCCCGTCCCCAGCGTCGGGACCCACCTGGACGGCTGATCGAGCTCGCCTTGAACACCGGCTGCATGTTCGCCATCGACACGGACGCACACTCCGCGGGACACCTCGCGTGGCAAGGTTTCGCCTGCGAGAGGGCAGCAGAACGCGGGTTGGAACCATCGCACGTCGTCAACACCCTGCCCCTCGAAGAGTTGCTCGAGTGGGCCGACGCTCCGCGCCCTGTGCCGGGGTGA
- a CDS encoding multicopper oxidase family protein: protein MSKQFQPARAHLTRRNFLVLAGLGAAATVAGFSNRSANPAVSTVRPDSAVVNAAEQVRRVNLGTGRTVTASLRARPTTIDLGGVLVDTWAYDDRLPGTEIRLSRGDLLRTDLVNELPDESTIHWHGIAMRNDMDGVPGLTQPGVAPNDTFTYEFLAPDAGTHWLHSHVGMQFDRGLYAPLIVEDPADGADYDLEAVLVLDDWLDGVGGRTPDQQLGDLRRDGMPMGGMGMGHGGMGMGHGAMGGMGMGAAADPHSPLGPDAGDVQYPYYLINGTLPADPFGVQARPGQRVRLRIINAGADTAFRFSVGGHQLTVTHSDGYPVEPVTGSSLLIGMGERFDVIVTLGDGVFPIVAAAEGKQGQGLALIRTGAGQTPEPNVRPAELDVPPITGLDLRSREDVRLDRREPDRVHDLTLGMDMSGYRWTINRAAYDEHTPLDVLEGQRVRLRFVNRTMMFHPMHLHGHTFQVVDGKGVGARKDTTLVLPNQTVEVDFDATNPGQWMVHCHNLYHGEAGMMTTLSYIK from the coding sequence ATGAGCAAACAATTCCAGCCCGCCCGTGCCCATCTGACCCGCCGGAACTTTCTGGTGCTGGCCGGTCTGGGCGCAGCTGCGACAGTGGCTGGATTCAGTAACCGGTCGGCCAACCCGGCTGTGTCCACCGTGCGGCCCGACTCGGCTGTCGTGAACGCGGCCGAGCAGGTCCGCCGCGTCAATCTGGGGACCGGGAGAACTGTGACGGCGTCGCTGCGGGCGCGCCCGACCACGATCGATCTCGGGGGTGTCCTGGTCGACACATGGGCCTACGACGACCGGCTTCCGGGAACCGAAATCCGGCTCAGCCGCGGCGATCTGCTCCGCACCGACCTTGTGAACGAGCTCCCGGACGAATCAACCATCCACTGGCACGGCATCGCCATGCGCAACGACATGGACGGGGTGCCGGGCCTCACCCAGCCCGGAGTGGCTCCGAACGACACGTTCACCTATGAGTTCCTCGCGCCGGATGCCGGCACTCACTGGCTGCACTCACATGTCGGGATGCAGTTCGACCGCGGCCTCTATGCGCCGCTCATCGTCGAAGACCCTGCCGACGGCGCCGATTATGACCTCGAGGCTGTCCTGGTCCTGGACGACTGGCTCGACGGGGTGGGCGGCCGCACCCCGGACCAGCAACTTGGCGACCTGCGCCGCGACGGCATGCCGATGGGCGGGATGGGAATGGGCCACGGCGGGATGGGAATGGGCCACGGCGCGATGGGTGGTATGGGAATGGGGGCGGCGGCCGATCCGCACAGCCCACTCGGTCCCGACGCCGGTGACGTTCAGTACCCCTATTACCTGATCAACGGCACCCTCCCGGCGGACCCGTTCGGAGTGCAGGCTCGCCCGGGTCAACGAGTGCGGTTGCGCATCATCAACGCCGGCGCCGACACCGCCTTCCGTTTCTCGGTCGGCGGGCACCAGCTGACCGTCACCCACAGCGACGGCTATCCGGTCGAGCCGGTCACCGGATCGTCGCTGCTGATCGGGATGGGCGAGCGCTTCGACGTGATCGTCACCCTCGGTGACGGGGTCTTCCCTATCGTCGCGGCCGCCGAGGGCAAGCAGGGGCAGGGACTGGCCCTGATCCGCACCGGGGCAGGGCAGACGCCCGAGCCGAACGTCCGGCCTGCCGAGCTCGATGTACCACCGATCACGGGCCTGGATCTGCGTTCGAGAGAGGACGTTCGGCTCGATCGCCGCGAGCCCGACCGGGTCCACGATCTGACGCTGGGTATGGACATGTCCGGGTATCGGTGGACGATCAACAGGGCCGCCTACGACGAGCACACGCCCCTCGACGTTCTCGAGGGGCAACGGGTGCGGCTGCGCTTCGTGAACAGGACCATGATGTTCCATCCCATGCACCTGCACGGGCACACCTTCCAGGTCGTCGACGGTAAGGGGGTCGGGGCCCGCAAGGACACCACGTTGGTGCTGCCGAACCAGACCGTAGAGGTGGACTTCGACGCGACCAACCCTGGTCAGTGGATGGTGCACTGCCACAACCTCTATCACGGCGAGGCCGGAATGATGACCACTCTGTCCTACATCAAATAG
- a CDS encoding NAD(P)-dependent oxidoreductase produces MRILLLAKDDQEGSLTAALQAAVPGGDVVLPVSRTQAEVRELLPSVDVVVGDWTFELALGAAEAEIAPHLRLVQQPSVGTNCIDVDAWVRVGVPVANTPGANAASVAEWAVVAAASVSRSMMWADVQMREPGWPQWAVLKRGSRDLGDRRVGILGFGDIGGRCAALFEAFGCAVAYSARRARPGATARHLPLDDLLAESNVLVVAVPLTEQTRGMIGSREIGLLHPGSIVVNVARGPIVDETALTEALSSGHLGGAALDVFDSEPLASDSPLRSMDNVLLSPHVAGGSDTARQRICEMAARNVARVSSGLPPLWVQTRTVS; encoded by the coding sequence ATGCGGATACTGCTGCTGGCAAAGGATGATCAGGAAGGCAGTCTGACCGCCGCCTTGCAGGCCGCAGTGCCCGGAGGCGATGTGGTCTTACCGGTGTCTCGAACTCAGGCAGAGGTGCGGGAACTACTGCCGAGTGTTGACGTAGTGGTGGGAGACTGGACTTTCGAACTTGCTTTGGGGGCAGCGGAAGCCGAGATCGCACCGCACCTTCGGCTCGTCCAGCAGCCGAGCGTAGGAACCAACTGTATCGACGTCGATGCGTGGGTGCGTGTCGGTGTCCCGGTGGCTAATACCCCTGGCGCCAATGCTGCATCGGTTGCCGAGTGGGCAGTGGTGGCCGCGGCGAGCGTGAGCCGCTCGATGATGTGGGCCGACGTCCAGATGCGGGAGCCGGGCTGGCCCCAATGGGCGGTCCTGAAACGTGGCTCCCGCGATCTGGGAGATCGGCGGGTGGGGATCCTCGGTTTCGGTGACATCGGCGGCCGGTGTGCCGCCTTGTTCGAGGCTTTCGGGTGCGCTGTCGCCTACAGCGCGCGCCGGGCCCGGCCTGGTGCCACGGCTCGGCATCTGCCATTGGACGACCTGCTCGCCGAGTCCAACGTCCTAGTGGTGGCGGTGCCGCTGACCGAGCAGACGAGAGGCATGATCGGCAGCCGCGAAATCGGCTTGCTGCATCCGGGCTCCATCGTCGTCAACGTCGCACGGGGGCCGATCGTCGACGAGACGGCCCTTACCGAAGCCTTGAGCTCGGGTCACCTCGGTGGTGCCGCGCTGGACGTCTTCGACAGTGAACCGCTCGCCTCCGACAGTCCACTGCGCTCGATGGACAATGTCCTTCTGAGCCCGCACGTCGCAGGCGGAAGCGACACCGCGAGGCAGCGGATCTGTGAGATGGCGGCTCGCAACGTTGCCCGGGTATCAAGCGGTCTCCCGCCGCTGTGGGTACAGACGCGCACTGTTTCCTGA